In the Triticum aestivum cultivar Chinese Spring chromosome 2B, IWGSC CS RefSeq v2.1, whole genome shotgun sequence genome, tacttgagggttATCAGACATCGGGCAACCGCCGCCGTATGATAGGTTTAGGGGCGTGTCCTTTTTTCTTTCTAAATGTTATAAATGTAATTAAATCCGCCGTGTTTATATGAAACTCGGCCGTGTTTGCATAAATTTCATCCGATTTGCCCAAAAAGAGTTTGAAATGTATCTGGCTAGCGTTAGATGGCATCCTCTCACATCCGTGTCCGTGGACTGATCCCCGTATCCGTGAACAGGTGCAAGTGGACTTTTGGCGGGTTGCCATTGGAGATGACATAAGGTTCAGGTAGAATATAGTAGTATGTGAGCAGATACTTGATAAGGTGAAATACTCATTTTTTTCTAAGCCTGGTCTACCTTTTTAGCTTTGTTTTCAAACTAGGAGGTTGTTTGAATTGTGACTATCTTTGTCATatgttgccacatgatttttgccataCTTGCCTTAAATGAGGTGcttaaattgttagccacactttggcttgcctaagaaAATCTTGACACACTTTTTATGTgaatgacatgtggggttcattgTTCATAAAAAAATTCTTGCCTCGAATGTGGCTAGAATAAAACACATATCTAACTTGATCAAAGTTGCCTAAGATTATGTGTGATAaagtgtggcaaagtgtggctagGAATCAAACACCCCGTAGGTTCCACATTGACATCCGGCCAAAGTCGCACATCGTATTTTTTTTTCCGGAACGTCAGTAACTTATTAGTAGCCCTCTTACACCTTCATCACCGCAACGTTTAATAGGACTATATCTGACAGCACAACGTTAGGACAAAACAAGCATTGTACGTATGCACTCACTTCCAGCGTAAGCTACACACCTACACACAATTCCGTATGCTCCAAACTTGCGACAGGGAAACGGAACCACTGGCCCAGACCATTTTTTATCAGGCGAGACTGTGAGAGCGTGACGTCTCATTTTTCCTTCTCATCCATCTCGCCTTGCCCGCAATGGAAGATGGGTGATAGCGGGATGGCGACCGGTAGGTGCCCTGTCAATTGCTGCCGCTATTCGTGCGTACGTATGTAGACATGGACGTAGCCTAGAATCGGATATACAACAAATAAACCGGAGTGTACACGGCCAAAATCCGAGCCAAGAGATTCAGTTGTTTACTCGCAGCCCGATCCTCGATAATTTTGTTAACTGTATGGCCGAGGACGTGTTGAGCCCTGTATGGATGTATACGTAGATGGAAAACGTCGTATCCTGTAGCGGTCGCGCTCCCATCTTTTTGATCGGCAGCGACCCGGCAAGAAAGGATTCCGGATTTCTGGCCCAGGCCGCTCCAAATCTCCGGTTTCAGGCGCCGCACGACCGTCGCACGAGCACCACAGACCGCAGCCCCTCTCGCTCGCACGGCACACACGGCACACACACGACACGATCATAGGAAGCCCCCGACACCTGGGCAGCCCCTCCCGCTCGTAGCCATCATCATTGCCCCAATAATTCACTCCCCGCACCGGACGCCGATCGCCACCACCACCAGTAGAGGGCGCGCCGCGCGCCAATAATAGGGGCGCGAGCATGGCGTCCCAGCGCTGAAACACACTGCACGCTGGTCAGTGGCCACTGGCCGGCCACCGCACGCACCCACGCTTCGATCAAGCACGAGCACGGCGCGCAGCGGGCCGATGTCCATGCGCGACCGCCGCGCCTCCGCCGTGTCCCCGTCGCTGCGCTTCCTCGGCTTCATCAAGCAGCCCGATGACGCCGGCGCTGCTGACCAGGAGCTCGAGCTCGACGAGCGCGACGTAGTCTGGTCGTCGTCCCcctccttctcctcggcctccacCGCCTCGTCGCCCTCGCCCACGCCGTCCCCGTCCGGGGGAAGCCACCGCTGGCCCCTCTCCTCCCGCGCGTTCCCGTCTGGCGGCGCCGGCCTGTCATCGCTCATCGCCGACGAGGACAACCACTCGCCCAGCGCGGCCATCCCGGCCGCGGCCCGACGGGAGAAGCAGCCGCGCTCGCAGCCGTACCACCAGTCTGCGCCGGTGGCCGTACCTGCCTGGTCCAAGGCGACGGCGGAGAGGCGACGCCGGGAGGCGGAGCAAGAGGCCGCTGACGAGgaggacgaagacgacgacgaactcATGGTGCCGCCGCATGAGATGGCCgcgcgccgcgccgcggcggcggcgtcggtgaTGGAGGGCGCTGGGCGGACGCTGAAGGGGCGCGACCTCCGGCGCATGCGCAACGCCGTGTGGCGTACCACCGGCTTCCTCGACCTGTGAAAAAGGACGCTCCTTTGGAGGTTTCTCTCGCTGCCCACGTCACTCCAATTGATGGTGTAGTATTCGTTACAGAAAATGTGGATCTTCTGTTGCTACGTTTGTGATTCTAGGCGAAATATTTTGATGTACTACTAGTAAATtaacaagtggttatgtttttccTACTAGACGAAAAGAATGCTGATCACGGAGCAATTAAATAAGGTCTAAATGGCTGGTTTGAACTTGCAACTAAGCACAATAGACACTGGGATACAATTGCTTTATGATCTGTACATTTTTTTCTGCAAAAAGATACTACCTTCGTCCCAAAATGTGAAGGGAGTACTTACTACTGAGCTTCATTTAGATGGGAAGTAAAATGTGTTGCATGGTACAAACACGTACAATTGTAACTGTTATACTTcatctgttcacttttataagacgtcTAGACAATTCAGACAGCCCACAAAATAGTTCAATGTCATCTGTCCAAAATGTCTTATAAAagcaaacggagggagtagtccattTTTATAATTGAAAAGACCACAACACATTTTACCAGTCGTACGTGTATATGTGCATCGATTGTGCATGCCACTGTGATTAGCAGAGTGCTTTTATCTGATGTTGCACTAGTACTCTCCAGGGTCTCCGTTACCAGCTGCAGGTGAAGAATCCTCTTTCTCGTTGGCACACTCCTGTAATGGATTTGGTTTACAATAATGTTGATGCTAGTTTTGATCCTTTTACTGCTAAATCCTGTTTTGGTGCTATCATTCGGGACAGCGCTGATTGCCTTTTTTTCTGCTTGGAATTGACTGGAAGGCTGCTTAGATGGAACCGAAGTTAAACTGTTGTCTTGTTGAGAGCATCTCTGATGGTTGTGAGATAACTGTTTAATTTGCTAGTTCTTTTTCTTTATAATGATGGCTCTCCCTCCGATTTCACTTAGTAGAAACAAGAGTCAATTTCACCACCGGTGCTTAAACTTGGCAAGAATACTTATTTTAGTGTCAGAACTTGCGGCATACATTGAACTGGTGCCACAAATTGACTCGGATGTGCAAATACGGTCCAAAACTCGTTTAAAGACACATGTGGCGCGGATGAGGCATGACAACATGGCATGGAGGCCCATTATCAGTGACCGGGCGGTGTAGACCGGACTTGTGCGTGTTGTTTTTGCAAAGACACCCTTGACTTTTATTTTTTTCGCACAAAAATGaccctggcaggtgcgggacccaCATGTACCACAAGTTTTATATTAGAACGAAAAACTGCACCAACGAAGATTCGAACTGGCGAGACTTTGAGTCATCCCACTCGCTTGGTTAGCAACCCTAGTGCTACACCATTTGACAACCTAGGTGGATACACATTTTTTTATAACTTTTCCTTAAACAACATAAATAAATTAAGAATTGTAATAATACCAAAAAATGCTGCCGTCGGGGTTCAAACCTGTGACTTGGGAAAAAAATAAGATGAGCCGGACACTGCATCCACATTCATTTGATCCCTATAGGAAATTTTATCCTTTTTGTCACTAACACACCACACTCATGGGCTAAAACATACTGTGTTTTTTTTTAGAAATTTGTGAAAAATATGTAAATCCTAATTATAAATGATATACATATAAACAAAATAAATTACACAAAAGATGCTCATGTAATACCAAAAATGCCAACCTATTAATTTAACATAAATCCATAAAGTGTTTGCATATTAAATAGAAATATTAAAGTAAGTATATTGTATATACATGGGATTCACATTTTTTTTACAATTttcaaaaaatgaaaagaaaaacaaaGGGACGTGCTACGAGTCGGACGTCGGATAATTTAAAAAGATCCGTCGCCTCATGAACCATCAGATATTGACAAATCTAGTGCCCAACATCGTCCTTCACTTTTGCCATTTTTGAAACATAGGTTGTGTTGCGGGATTTTTCTTTTCGTAGAGGTTATGTTGCAGAAGATCTTTTTAACACAGGTTATGTTACATAAATATTTTTGGAACCGAGATTATGTCGGGGAATTTTTTTTGTCTACATCGTCGCACCGTTGTGTTGTCACTGCAACATTCCTCATGTTTCCGAAACATGGGCGAGTTGTGGCACTCGAAACATGTGTTTTGCTATGTCTGGGACTATTCCGACACGTGGGTGGCTCTCGACGCGGCGGACGTGAGGCGTAAAATCGGCCGGGTAATTCTAATCATTTCCCAAAAACAAAACACATATTGAAAATGGGCCGCACTAATTGCGGTCGCCCATGACTCCATGAGCGCGGTCGATTGTACACATAAACATTAACAATTCTATGTAGACACCAAAAATTCCtttgttagagcatctctagcagaccccttaaaatTGCAACCCGTATAAGTGTTTTACGGATCGAGAAAAACGTGTTTTCAAGGCCAATTTTTGCTGCGGCCGAATAGACCCTGTATAATCAAATCGTAAAAGAGAATATTCTTTAAATATACCGAATGGGTCCACAGTTGGCCTTTTTTTGGTCATCCTCTTCCTCGAGCCAATTTGAAATCGTGGACAGGGGGACGAAAAAGATGCGAGGTGGACGCTGGCGGACGGGCAGGCGAGGAAGACGCGGGACAGCCGCGGCGCGTGGATGGAGGCCAGGGCAGTCACGGTTGCGCGGGCGGCGGCCGGACTCCTCCATTGGCCGTAGCGAGCTAGCTAGACGTGCATCCATTCATCCAgagttagctagctagctagctacattCGAATCGATTCGATTCAGCTAGCTAGCAATCTAGCTCCTCCGTCGGCAGAGCCACGGGCGGCTGGGGCGGACGGCGGGCCGGTGCAACGGCCGGCCGGGCGGAGGACGGGCCTACACAGTGGACGGCCGGGTGCAGCGGCCTGGGCGGACGACCGGCGAGCGCGATGGCCGGGGCGGGCGAGAGGCGGCCGGGGATGGGCGGCCGGCAGCCAAGGACAAACGGCGGGGAGCGAGCCATGaagtttctgttggggaacgttgcataaaataaaaaatttcctacgtttaccaagatcaatctatgagttcatctagcaacgactgagaggagtgcatctacatacccttgtagatcgcgagcgggagcgttcaagagaacggggttgagggagtcgtactcgtcgtgatccaaatcaccggagatcctagcgccgaacggacgacacttccgcgttcaacacacgtacggtcagcgtgacgtctcctccttcttgatccagcaagggggaaggagaggttgatgaagatccagcagcacgacggcgtggtggtggatgcagcagggttccggcagggcttcgccaagcgactacgggaggaggaggcgtAGCAAGGGGGTAGGGAGGCGCCAGATGTCAggctgcggctgccctcccaccccccctctttatatagggaccccaggggggcgccggccctggagatgggatctcccaaggggggcggcggccaggggggtggagagcccccccaaggcaagtggaggcgccccctcccctagggttcccaaccctaggcgtagagggggccctaggggggcgcaccagcccaccacgggctggttcccctcccacttcagcccatggggccctccaggatgggtggccccactcggtggacccccgggacccttccggtggtcctggtacaataccggtaacccccgaaactttcccgatggccgaaaaacGACTTcgcatatataattctttacctccggaccattccggaactcctcgtgacgtccgggatctcatccgggactccgaacaactttcggtttactgcatactcatattcatatatgaaggaaatatgccctagaggcaataataaagttattatttatttcctcatatcatgataaatgtttattattcatgctagaattatattaaccggaaacatgatacatgtgtgaatacatagacaaacatatagtcactagtatgcctctacttgactagctcattaatcaaagatggttatgtttcctaaccatagacatgtgttgtcatttgattaacgggaccacatcattaggagaatgatgtgattgacatgacccattccgttagcctagcacttgatcgtttagtatgttgctattgctttcttcatgacttatacatgttcctgtaactatgagattatgcaactcccgtttaccggaggaacactttgggtgctaccaaacgtcacaacgtaactgggtgattataaaggagtactacaggtgtctccaaaggtacatgttgggttggcgtatttcgagattaggttttgtcactccgattgtcggagaggtatctttgggccctctcggtaatgcacatcactataagccttgcaagcaatgtgactagtgagttagttgcgagatgatgcgttacgtaaacgagtaaagagacttgccggtaacgagattgaactaggtattggataccgacgatcaaatctcgggcaagtttaccgatgacaaagggaacaacatatgttgttatgcggtttgaccgataaagatcttcgtagaatatgtaggaaccaatatgggcatccaggttccgctattggttattgaccgagaatagttctaggtcatgtctacatagttctcaaacccgtagggtccgcacacttaaagttacgatgacagttttattatgagtttataagttttgatgtaccgaagtttgttcggagtcccggatgtgatcacggacatgacgaggagtctcgaaatggtcgagacataaagattgatatattagacgactatattcggacaccggaagtgttccgggtgatttcNNNNNNNNNNNNNNNNNNNNNNNNNNNNNNNNNNNNNNNNNNNNNNNNNNNNNNNNNNNNNNNNNNNNNNNNNNNNNNNNNNNNNNNNNNNNNNNNNNNNNNNNNNNNNNNNNNNNNNNNNNNNNNNNNNNNNNNNNNNNNNNNNNNNNNNNNNNNNNNNNNNNNNNNNNNNNNNNNNNNNNNNNNNNNNNNNNNNNNNNNNNNNNNNNNNNNNNNNNNNNNNNNNNNNNNNNNNNNNNNNccctctccctctggtccgaattggactaggagggggggcggcgcccccctctttcctcccccctctcccccttcctttcccctcctagtaggagtacgaaaggaggagtcctactcctactaggaggaggactcctcctcttggcgcgcccacaagggccggccggcctcccccctccctcctttatatacgggggcggggggcaccccatagacacacaagttgatctacagatcgttccttagccgtgtgcggtgcccccttccaccatattccacctcggtcatatcgtcgcggagtttaggcgaagccctgcgccagtagaacatcatcatcgtcaccacaccgtcgtgccgacggaactcatccccgaagctttgctggatcggagcccggggatcatcatcgagctgaacgtgtgctgaactcggaggtgccgtacgttcggtgcttggatcggtcggatcgtgaagacgtacgactacatcaaccgcgttgtgctaacgcttccgcttacggtctacgagggtacgtggacaacactctcccctctcgttgctatgccatcaccatgatcttgcgtgtgcgtaggaaattttttgaaattactacgttccccaacagtggcatccgagcctggttttatgcatagatgtcatatgcacgagtagaacacaagtgagttgtgggcgatacaagtcatactgcttaccagcatgtcatactttggttcggcggtattgtgagatgaagcggcccggaccgacattacgcgtacgcttacgcgagactggtttcaccgttacgagcactcgtgcttaaaggtggctggcgggtgtctgtctctctcactttagttgaaccgagtgtggctacgcccggtccttgcgaaggttaaaacaacactaacttgacgaactatcgttgtggttttgatgcataggtaagaatggttcttgctcagcccatagcagccacgtaaaatttgcaacaacaaagtagaggacgtctaacttgtttttgtagggcatgttgtgatgtgatatggtcaagacgtgatgctatattttattgtatgagatgatcatgttttgtaaccgaagttatcggcaactggcaggagccatatggttgtcgctttattgtatgaaatgcaaacgccctgtaattgctttactttatcactaagcggtagcgatagtcgtagaaacaatagatggcgtaaacgacaacgatgctacgatgaagatcaaggtgtcgtgctggtgacgatggtgatcacgacagtgcttcggagatggagatcacaagcacaagatgatgatggccatatcatatcacttatattgattgcatgtgatgtttatcctttatgcatcttatcttgctttgattgatggtagcattttaagatgatctctcacttaaattatcaagaagtgttctccctgagtatgcaccgttgccaaagttcgtcgtgcccagacaccacgtgatgatcgggtgtgataagctctacatccatctacaatgggtgcaagccagtttttgcacacgcagaatactcaggttaaacttgacgagcctagcatatgcagatatggcctcgaaacacggagaccgaaaggtcgagcgtgaatcatatagtagatatgatcaacataatgatgttcaccattgaaaactactccatctcacgtgatgatcggttatggtttagttgatttggatcacgtgatcacttagatgactagagagatgtctatctaagtgggagttcttaagtaatatgattaattgaacttaaatttatcatgaacttagtacctgatagtattttgcttgtctatgtttgattgtagatagatggctcgtgctgttgttccgttgaattttaatgcgttccttgagaaagcaaagttgaaagatgatggtagcaattacacagactgggtccgtaacttgaggattatcctcattgctgcacagaagaattacgtcctggaagcaccgctgggtgccaggcctgctgctgatgcaactgacgacgttaagaacgtctgtcagagcaaagctgatgactactcaatagttcagtgtgccatgctttacggcttagaaccgggtcttcaacgacgttttgaacgtcatggagcatatgagatgttccaggagttgaagttaatatttcaagcaaatgcccggattgagagatatgaagtctccaataagttctatagctgcaagatggaggagaatagttctgtcagtgaacacatactcaaaatgtctgggtataataatcacttgattcaactgggagttaatcttcctgatgatagtgtcattgacagaattctccaatcactgccaccaagctacaagagcttcgtgatgaactataatatgcaagggatgaacaagacaattcccgagctcttcgcaatgctaaaagctacggaagtagaaatcaagaaggagcatcaagtgttgatggttaacaagaccactagtttcaagaaaaagggcaaagggaagaagaaggggaacttcaagaagaacagcaagcaagttgctgctcaagagaagaaacccaagtctggacctaagcctgaaactgagtgcttctactgcaagcagactggacactggaagcggaactgccccaagtatttggcggataagaaggatggcaaggtgaacaaaggtatatgtgatatacatgttattgatgtgtaccttactagagctcgcagtagcacctgggtatttgatactggttctgttgctaacattcgtaactcgaaatagggactacagaataagcgagcactagccaaggatgaggtgacgatgcgcatgggaaatggttccaaagtcgatgtgatcgcagtcggcacgctacctctacatctaccttcggggttagttttagacctgaataattgttatttggtgccagcgttgagcatgaacattatatctggatcttgtttgatgcgagacggttattcatttaaatcagagaataatggttgttctatttatatgagtaatatcttttatggtcatgcacccttgaagagtggtctatttttgttgaatctcgatagtagtaatacacatattcataatgtcgaagccaaaagatgcagagttaataatgatagtgcaacttatttgtggcactgccgtttaggtcatatcggtgtaaaacgcatgaagaaactccaaattgatggacttttggaatcacttgattatgaatcacttggtacttgcgaaccgtgcctgtcggggaaactgatccacgaacacctatgggaccggcggaccgagcccctttcggttcggcggggggcggagatcgcacgaagagcagattgaggcgaagcacacaagcagtttacccagcttcggagctctccggagagataatactcctactgctgcttgtctaattgtattgagttcttgctcgggagcgttgagtgctacagtacactctagatgctaacgagaccgagcgtgagtgttttctggcttcgaaccttccgaacccccctctacgttgcggatgggcctccttttatatgctcaaggggtcaccgacaggtggcaacgtagacaagggtaaaaatggaaaaggacttgcggttggtacaactacctgtacagtgtttcctacctaaccctgacggcaggggacaaaggcattaaatgcccgtctatgtcacccaaaacagtgcagaaagggaccgtcaggggcgccaccgctcgccacgatggcgctcttgtcagcgccgcttgccaccgcgcaccgctggctgcacagcctctcgccacgcgcgcctggaaaggccccagggcgacacgttggtggatgcgctggagcgtaggtacagggtggtagcgtgccacggcaagtgccttgccgcggtcattgtcttgtcgcatccggaggcttgtcgctccccGGGCCTTGTCGGGAAGTGTGGCGCGTCGTGGCAaactccttgagatgccttggtgggccttcccggcaagctcctcttgccggggccttgtctccttggcttggatactttgctcttatgccttggttggccttcccggcaagctcctcttgccggggccttgtctcc is a window encoding:
- the LOC123046179 gene encoding uncharacterized protein translates to MSMRDRRASAVSPSLRFLGFIKQPDDAGAADQELELDERDVVWSSSPSFSSASTASSPSPTPSPSGGSHRWPLSSRAFPSGGAGLSSLIADEDNHSPSAAIPAAARREKQPRSQPYHQSAPVAVPAWSKATAERRRREAEQEAADEEDEDDDELMVPPHEMAARRAAAAASVMEGAGRTLKGRDLRRMRNAVWRTTGFLDL